In Halomarina salina, one DNA window encodes the following:
- a CDS encoding MFS transporter, with translation MAGGSFGVLRDREFLALSGTAFARAQAYSTIAIALALYADMLGTTSTVEGLFATAFALAQFVIVLPLGRKIDTGNAKRFLLAGLVLNVAVFVGFWMVDSVVDIVLIRVVQGLGASLLWITGSTVVGEISPDGERGQWLGTYNQVGAFSSLAGDLVGAYLLSAYDFGVTYAVLAGVTTVATVLVYAWLRDNPGGRADPEEATGRETLEQLLSRTPIRALVTFRFGMSFGKMCVILFLPIYAKTVLDVPTLYIGGILAGGKLTKALTQGYVGGLTDRVGSKHLFVFAGALCFALGTLLIPFAGIAHRFISSVSLAGYTFAPGVIVLFAAYGICGVADSIRLPASMALFVEEGEQFDAVAASMSLRSVAWKVGQVSGPFLVGVIWDLTDVFTAFAVASGTIVVASLAFIGMYTVGDPVPADLVSNDDEEVVDLAPGGEEPSCADDD, from the coding sequence GTGGCTGGTGGCTCGTTCGGCGTCCTCCGGGACCGCGAGTTCCTCGCACTCTCGGGGACGGCCTTCGCTCGTGCGCAGGCGTACTCGACCATCGCGATAGCGCTGGCGCTGTACGCGGACATGCTCGGCACCACGAGCACCGTCGAGGGCCTGTTCGCCACCGCCTTCGCCCTCGCGCAGTTCGTCATCGTCCTCCCGCTCGGCCGGAAGATAGACACGGGCAATGCGAAGCGGTTCCTGCTGGCCGGGCTCGTCCTCAACGTCGCCGTCTTCGTCGGGTTCTGGATGGTCGACTCCGTCGTCGACATCGTCCTCATCCGGGTCGTGCAGGGCCTCGGCGCGTCGCTGCTCTGGATAACCGGGTCGACCGTCGTCGGCGAGATATCGCCCGACGGCGAGCGCGGCCAGTGGCTCGGGACGTACAACCAGGTCGGCGCGTTCTCCTCGCTCGCGGGCGACCTCGTCGGCGCGTACCTCCTCTCGGCGTACGACTTCGGCGTCACCTACGCCGTCCTCGCGGGGGTGACGACGGTCGCCACCGTCCTCGTGTACGCCTGGCTCCGGGACAACCCCGGCGGGAGGGCCGACCCCGAGGAGGCGACGGGACGCGAGACGCTCGAACAGTTGCTCTCGCGGACGCCGATTCGCGCGCTCGTCACCTTCCGCTTCGGGATGAGTTTCGGGAAGATGTGCGTCATCCTCTTCCTGCCCATCTACGCGAAGACGGTGCTCGACGTCCCGACGCTGTACATCGGCGGCATCCTCGCGGGCGGGAAGCTGACGAAGGCGCTGACCCAGGGGTACGTCGGGGGTCTGACCGACCGCGTGGGGTCGAAGCACCTGTTCGTCTTCGCCGGGGCGCTCTGCTTCGCTCTCGGCACGCTCCTCATCCCGTTCGCGGGTATCGCACACCGGTTCATCTCGTCGGTATCGCTCGCTGGCTACACCTTCGCACCGGGCGTCATCGTGCTGTTCGCGGCCTACGGCATCTGTGGCGTCGCCGACTCCATCCGCCTCCCCGCGAGCATGGCGCTGTTCGTCGAGGAGGGCGAGCAGTTCGACGCCGTCGCGGCGAGCATGTCGCTGCGCTCGGTCGCCTGGAAGGTCGGCCAGGTCAGCGGCCCGTTCCTCGTCGGCGTCATCTGGGACCTGACCGACGTGTTCACGGCGTTCGCCGTCGCCTCGGGCACCATCGTCGTCGCGTCGCTCGCGTTCATCGGGATGTACACGGTCGGCGACCCGGTCCCGGCCGACCTCGTCTCGAACGACGACGAGGAAGTCGTGGACCTCGCTCCGGGGGGAGAAGAGCCCAGTTGCGCCGACGACGACTGA
- a CDS encoding helix-turn-helix domain-containing protein, giving the protein MRYVQFQLVPVSGSLHPLSRILREDDLVTQEAIHHLRLLDDDTVVGLYELEGEVEHLRTTFDEHPAMLDYTVSRSNGAVYAHARTRPTDALRKLLAIQRQYDIVVDGPIEHTSQGGFRITAVGTLDTVRETVSEHPEEVNLVVETTGEYVPRRNRPFVQLTARQREVVLTAVDRGYYENPRQCTYDDIADELDISPETVGEHLRKAEATFVRMAVP; this is encoded by the coding sequence ATGCGGTACGTCCAGTTCCAGCTCGTTCCCGTCTCGGGGAGCCTCCACCCGCTCTCCCGCATCCTCCGCGAGGACGACCTGGTCACGCAGGAGGCCATCCACCACCTCAGACTGCTCGACGACGACACCGTCGTCGGCCTCTACGAACTGGAAGGGGAGGTCGAGCACCTCCGGACGACGTTCGACGAGCACCCGGCGATGCTCGACTACACCGTCTCTCGGTCGAACGGCGCGGTGTACGCCCACGCCCGGACCCGGCCGACCGACGCGCTCCGGAAACTGCTCGCCATCCAGCGGCAGTACGACATCGTCGTCGACGGCCCCATCGAGCACACCAGCCAGGGCGGCTTCCGCATCACGGCGGTCGGCACGCTCGACACCGTCCGAGAGACGGTCAGCGAGCACCCCGAGGAGGTGAACCTGGTCGTGGAGACGACCGGCGAGTACGTCCCCCGTCGGAACCGGCCGTTCGTCCAGCTGACCGCCCGCCAGCGGGAGGTCGTTCTGACGGCCGTCGACCGCGGCTACTACGAGAACCCCCGCCAGTGCACGTACGACGACATCGCCGACGAACTGGACATCTCCCCGGAGACGGTCGGCGAACACCTTCGGAAGGCGGAGGCGACGTTCGTCCGGATGGCGGTTCCGTGA
- a CDS encoding ubiquitin-like small modifier protein 1 encodes MEAEVDFEFYATLRDAVGERTLTRDVESGTTVAESLRTLGEEFPSLRSLLFDGDGRLRPHVSVLVDGERVEGDRRLSGGETVGAAPAVAGGTGPSSPASTEATR; translated from the coding sequence ATGGAGGCAGAGGTCGACTTCGAGTTCTACGCGACGCTACGAGACGCAGTCGGGGAACGGACGCTGACCAGAGACGTCGAGTCCGGAACGACCGTCGCCGAGTCGCTCCGGACCCTCGGTGAGGAGTTCCCGTCGCTCCGGTCGCTCCTGTTCGACGGCGACGGACGACTTCGCCCGCACGTCTCGGTGCTGGTCGACGGCGAACGCGTCGAGGGCGACCGACGGCTCTCGGGCGGCGAGACGGTCGGTGCGGCCCCCGCAGTCGCCGGCGGAACCGGGCCGTCGTCTCCCGCGAGCACGGAGGCGACGCGATGA
- a CDS encoding haloalkane dehalogenase, with product MGRTTTPEERFEGLPEFDYERHSVSVGDSLEMAYVDEGDSAGSNDLAGDRTGSGDADSEETFLLLHGEPTWGYLYRKMIPALAERGRVVVPDFIGFGRSEKLTEREDYSFRLHYDTLAEFVEELDLQDVTLVCQDWGGIVGLTYAAFEPDRFARLVAMNTFVPTDDTEMAEEWHQFRDFVERVDELPVGMLIQNATATELSDEELAAYEAPFPDEASKAGAYAWPDMVPRKDGGDGAELTTEAHELLQEWEKPAFVLFADSDPITGGARDPLRELIPTASEQPDIWVEDAAHFLQEDAGEEIAEEILAFVDRT from the coding sequence ATGGGACGAACCACGACGCCCGAGGAACGGTTCGAGGGACTACCGGAGTTCGACTACGAGCGCCACAGCGTCTCGGTGGGTGATTCTCTGGAGATGGCGTACGTCGACGAGGGCGACAGCGCGGGGTCGAACGACCTCGCTGGCGACCGGACGGGGTCCGGCGACGCGGACAGCGAGGAGACGTTCCTCCTGCTCCACGGCGAACCGACGTGGGGCTACCTCTACCGGAAGATGATCCCGGCGCTCGCCGAGCGTGGCCGCGTCGTCGTCCCCGACTTCATCGGGTTCGGTCGCTCGGAGAAGCTGACCGAACGCGAGGACTACAGCTTCCGGTTGCACTACGACACGCTCGCGGAGTTCGTCGAGGAACTCGACCTGCAGGACGTCACCCTCGTCTGTCAGGACTGGGGCGGTATCGTCGGGTTGACCTACGCGGCGTTCGAACCCGACCGGTTCGCCCGCCTCGTGGCGATGAACACGTTCGTGCCGACCGACGACACCGAGATGGCCGAGGAGTGGCACCAGTTCCGGGACTTCGTCGAGCGCGTCGACGAACTGCCCGTGGGGATGCTCATCCAGAACGCCACGGCGACCGAACTCTCCGACGAGGAACTCGCCGCGTACGAGGCACCGTTCCCCGACGAGGCGTCGAAAGCGGGAGCCTACGCGTGGCCCGACATGGTCCCGCGGAAGGACGGCGGCGACGGTGCAGAACTGACGACCGAAGCGCACGAACTGCTGCAGGAGTGGGAGAAACCCGCGTTCGTCCTCTTCGCAGACTCCGACCCCATCACCGGGGGCGCTCGCGACCCCTTGCGGGAACTCATTCCGACGGCGAGCGAGCAACCCGACATCTGGGTCGAGGACGCTGCACACTTCCTGCAGGAGGACGCGGGCGAGGAGATAGCGGAGGAGATTCTCGCGTTCGTCGACCGGACCTGA
- the tatA gene encoding twin-arginine translocase TatA/TatE family subunit, which yields MATLVPLFPGIPGGIEVFVVLLIVVLLFGANKLPKLARSSGQAMGEFKKGREEVEQELAEMQGEGNAQNTETTQTETGTTTTTSAETTTSAATEETVETEKQN from the coding sequence ATGGCAACCCTGGTACCGCTGTTCCCGGGTATCCCCGGGGGCATCGAGGTGTTCGTCGTCCTGCTCATCGTCGTCCTGCTGTTCGGGGCGAACAAGCTCCCGAAACTCGCTCGCTCCTCGGGGCAGGCGATGGGTGAGTTCAAGAAGGGCCGCGAGGAGGTCGAGCAGGAACTCGCCGAGATGCAGGGGGAGGGCAACGCGCAGAACACGGAGACGACCCAGACCGAGACGGGGACGACCACGACGACGAGCGCCGAGACGACGACGTCGGCGGCCACCGAGGAGACCGTCGAGACCGAGAAGCAGAACTGA
- a CDS encoding HD domain-containing protein: MQSEDDRGNGGRTYDPDADHAFPDQQLNDVLEFIDEDEEIQTYLEAQNVNPVDRKGYNDHGRKHISIVRNRALCLYDLLKAGDVEFNGARQQGLDEADEAVIVALAAQLHDIGHVVHRDDHSYYSIPLASDVLDRILPEFGYDVAEAVRVKGEVLHAILCHHTEETPLTLEAGVLRVADGLDMERGRSRMPYERGGRGINTLSSQAIRKVTLREGDDRSVLVEIEMTDAAGVYQVDELLKSKLDGSLIEDDIRIVAINSHGDGGQLVERIEL; encoded by the coding sequence ATGCAATCAGAAGACGACCGTGGGAACGGCGGTCGGACGTACGACCCCGACGCGGACCACGCGTTCCCGGACCAGCAGCTGAACGACGTGCTCGAGTTCATCGACGAGGACGAGGAGATTCAGACGTACCTCGAGGCCCAGAACGTCAACCCCGTCGACCGGAAGGGGTACAACGACCACGGGCGCAAGCACATCAGCATCGTCCGGAACCGAGCGCTCTGCCTCTACGACCTGCTGAAGGCTGGCGACGTCGAGTTCAACGGCGCGCGCCAGCAGGGCCTCGACGAGGCCGACGAGGCGGTCATCGTCGCGCTGGCGGCGCAGTTGCACGACATCGGACACGTCGTCCACCGCGACGACCACAGCTACTACTCGATTCCGCTGGCGTCGGACGTGCTCGACCGCATCCTCCCGGAGTTCGGCTACGACGTGGCCGAGGCCGTCCGAGTGAAGGGCGAGGTGCTCCACGCCATCCTCTGTCACCACACCGAGGAGACGCCCCTGACCCTCGAAGCCGGCGTCCTGCGCGTCGCGGACGGGCTGGACATGGAACGCGGGCGTTCGCGGATGCCCTACGAGCGCGGCGGACGAGGTATCAACACTCTCTCCAGTCAGGCCATCCGGAAGGTGACGCTGCGGGAGGGCGACGACCGGAGCGTCCTCGTCGAGATCGAGATGACCGACGCGGCGGGCGTCTACCAGGTCGACGAACTGCTGAAGTCGAAGCTGGACGGCTCGCTCATCGAGGACGACATCCGCATCGTCGCCATCAACAGCCACGGCGACGGCGGCCAGCTGGTCGAGCGCATCGAGCTGTAG
- a CDS encoding redoxin domain-containing protein has product MQVGDTAPEFTAPLATGEDVDSFTLSEAVEDGPVVLAFFPGAFTSVCSHELTTFRERLSTFEDAGVRLYGVSVDSPFALNAFHDELDLNFPLLSDANHELVHEYDVAMDFAELGVRDVAKRAVFVVDEDRTITYAWVSDDPGVEPDYEEVEAAATDA; this is encoded by the coding sequence ATGCAGGTCGGAGACACCGCACCGGAGTTCACCGCACCGCTCGCGACCGGCGAGGATGTCGACTCGTTCACGCTCTCGGAGGCCGTCGAGGACGGACCGGTCGTCCTCGCGTTCTTCCCGGGCGCGTTCACCAGCGTCTGTTCACACGAACTGACGACGTTCCGCGAGCGCCTCTCGACGTTCGAGGATGCCGGCGTCCGCCTCTACGGCGTCAGCGTGGACTCGCCGTTCGCGCTCAACGCGTTCCACGACGAACTCGACCTCAACTTCCCGCTCCTCAGCGACGCCAACCACGAACTCGTCCACGAGTACGACGTGGCGATGGACTTCGCGGAACTGGGCGTCCGGGACGTGGCGAAGCGAGCCGTCTTCGTCGTCGACGAGGACCGCACGATAACCTACGCCTGGGTCAGCGACGACCCCGGCGTCGAACCGGACTACGAGGAGGTCGAGGCGGCGGCGACCGACGCGTAG
- a CDS encoding MBL fold metallo-hydrolase: protein MKAISLGNRAFEGLNNAYLLEGEVTTLVDTGIATPDTESDLRDGLGEAGYEFADVEQILVTHFHADHAGLAGAVQEESDAVVRAHEADAALVAQDPDAVEAMEERQRTLLDRWGMPEDAQSELLDTMSGALGIDGQAVDVTTFGDGEQFTAGDVTVETVSLPGHSAGLTGFAFESDYRGLSGEGRELFSGDALLPYYTPNVGGADVRVERPLAQYLDTLTRIADGRYARAWPGHRGPIVDPAGRARDIAVHHRERTDRVLSVLDEHGPADAWTVSAHLFGDLSSIHILHGPGEASAHLDHLAEGGVVGVSEQSPAEYALSGETVDESAVDDLFPPLATDER, encoded by the coding sequence ATGAAGGCCATCAGTCTCGGCAACCGTGCGTTCGAGGGGCTGAACAACGCCTACCTGCTGGAGGGTGAGGTGACGACGCTCGTCGACACCGGCATCGCCACGCCCGACACCGAGTCGGACCTTCGCGACGGCCTCGGCGAGGCGGGCTACGAGTTCGCCGACGTCGAGCAGATACTCGTCACCCACTTCCACGCCGACCACGCCGGTCTGGCGGGCGCGGTGCAGGAGGAGAGCGACGCGGTCGTGCGCGCCCACGAGGCCGACGCCGCACTCGTCGCGCAGGACCCCGACGCCGTCGAGGCGATGGAGGAGCGCCAGCGGACGCTCCTCGACCGCTGGGGGATGCCCGAGGACGCCCAGTCCGAACTGCTCGACACGATGAGCGGCGCGCTCGGTATCGACGGCCAGGCGGTCGACGTGACGACGTTCGGGGACGGCGAGCAGTTCACCGCGGGCGACGTGACCGTCGAGACGGTCTCCCTGCCGGGTCACAGCGCGGGCCTCACGGGGTTCGCCTTCGAGAGCGACTACCGGGGGCTGTCGGGCGAGGGGAGAGAACTGTTCTCCGGCGACGCGCTGTTGCCCTACTACACGCCGAACGTCGGCGGCGCGGACGTTCGCGTCGAGCGACCGCTGGCGCAGTACCTCGACACGCTGACGCGCATCGCCGACGGCCGGTACGCTCGCGCCTGGCCCGGCCACCGCGGCCCCATCGTCGACCCCGCGGGGCGGGCGCGCGACATCGCCGTCCACCACCGCGAGCGCACCGACCGGGTCCTGTCGGTGCTCGACGAACACGGCCCGGCGGACGCGTGGACCGTCAGCGCCCACCTGTTCGGCGACCTCTCCTCGATACACATCCTCCACGGGCCGGGCGAGGCGTCGGCCCACCTCGACCACCTCGCGGAGGGTGGCGTCGTCGGCGTCAGCGAGCAGTCGCCCGCCGAGTACGCGCTGTCGGGAGAGACCGTGGACGAGAGTGCGGTCGACGACCTGTTCCCGCCGCTCGCGACGGACGAACGGTAG
- a CDS encoding cytochrome P450 — protein MARSSTFIDESDLLPRDPPGPERWNWLSLARQFLSADTTETLAMLREDYGDVVKVYFDGEAYVVSNPTYVQHVLEANQGNYAKADVYDEELGEVFGQGLLTAEPATWQRQQELIRPMFMPATIRTFADLVAEETRAMLDRWKEYADRGEPIDLLSETERVTLLIIGKAMFSEDMADEADRMQEALHVFRDEFKRQTRSVGPTLPRWVPTPHNRQMEEALDYLNGFVYDLIEKRRGREDEFDDLLTMLLQARTDDDERMADEQIRDEIVTFLLAGHETTATALAWTWYLLAHHPEQHRRLHDAALDAPWLDGDSPDPTRFEEGPFVKQCVQEGMRIYPPVPAFSRQAIDSDRLGPYQVDPGTELIMSQFLVHRDPSIWDDPLDYRPDRFDGDGPDCPRYGYFPFGGGARMCIGREFSLLEARIILGMAVRDVKLELESPDYHHYDDIGRDSAVTMTPAERIEMRVGEWE, from the coding sequence ATGGCACGGTCATCGACGTTCATCGACGAGAGCGACCTGCTGCCCCGCGACCCGCCCGGTCCCGAGCGGTGGAACTGGCTGTCGCTCGCGCGTCAGTTCCTCAGCGCCGACACGACGGAGACGCTCGCCATGCTCCGCGAGGACTACGGCGACGTGGTGAAGGTGTACTTCGACGGCGAGGCGTACGTCGTCTCGAACCCCACCTACGTCCAGCACGTGCTGGAGGCCAACCAGGGCAACTACGCGAAGGCCGACGTCTACGACGAGGAACTCGGCGAGGTGTTCGGCCAGGGACTGCTCACCGCGGAGCCAGCGACCTGGCAGCGCCAGCAGGAGCTCATTCGGCCGATGTTCATGCCGGCGACCATCCGCACGTTCGCGGACCTCGTCGCCGAGGAGACGCGGGCGATGCTCGACCGCTGGAAGGAGTACGCCGACCGCGGCGAACCCATCGACCTCCTCTCCGAGACCGAGCGCGTCACGCTGCTCATCATCGGGAAGGCGATGTTCTCCGAGGACATGGCCGACGAGGCCGACCGGATGCAGGAGGCCCTCCACGTCTTCCGCGACGAGTTCAAACGACAGACCCGCTCGGTGGGACCGACGCTCCCGCGGTGGGTCCCCACGCCTCACAACCGACAGATGGAGGAGGCGCTCGACTACCTGAACGGGTTCGTCTACGACCTCATCGAGAAGCGCCGCGGCCGCGAAGACGAGTTCGACGACCTGCTGACGATGCTGCTGCAGGCCCGGACCGACGACGACGAACGGATGGCCGACGAGCAGATTCGCGACGAGATCGTCACGTTCCTGCTGGCGGGCCACGAGACGACCGCGACGGCGCTCGCGTGGACCTGGTATCTCCTCGCTCACCACCCCGAACAGCACCGGCGTCTGCACGACGCCGCACTCGACGCACCGTGGCTCGACGGCGACTCCCCCGACCCGACGCGGTTCGAGGAGGGGCCGTTCGTGAAGCAGTGCGTGCAGGAGGGCATGCGCATCTACCCGCCCGTCCCGGCGTTCAGCCGCCAGGCCATCGACTCCGACCGACTCGGCCCGTACCAGGTCGACCCGGGGACGGAGCTCATCATGAGCCAGTTCCTCGTCCACCGCGACCCGTCCATCTGGGACGACCCGCTGGACTACCGCCCGGACCGGTTCGACGGGGACGGCCCCGACTGCCCGCGGTACGGCTACTTCCCGTTCGGCGGCGGTGCACGCATGTGCATCGGCCGGGAGTTCTCGCTGCTGGAGGCCCGCATCATCCTCGGGATGGCCGTCCGCGACGTGAAGCTGGAACTCGAATCGCCGGACTACCACCACTACGACGACATCGGTCGGGACTCGGCCGTGACGATGACGCCCGCAGAGCGCATCGAGATGCGCGTCGGCGAGTGGGAGTGA
- a CDS encoding SDR family NAD(P)-dependent oxidoreductase — protein MSVLDRFRLDGDVALVTGAAGGIGGAFAEAMAEAGADVALVDVDEAGLSETTEDLRAGTDADVLPLQCDVSDEASVDAAVEETVETLGGLDVAFANAGVATSVGSVVHADMDEWHDLLSVNLTGVFHTDRAAAASMRERGTGGRIVNTASILGLNGASIPGLAAYAASKGGVVQVTKQLAAELGRHDIRVNALAPGWIQTGMTGGMLPGAGEDEAADAVREQLTERMAIERLGDPEDLKGTALYLASEASPYTTGEVVLVDGGMNAFH, from the coding sequence ATGAGCGTCCTCGACCGGTTCAGACTCGACGGTGACGTCGCCCTCGTGACGGGCGCGGCGGGCGGTATCGGCGGCGCGTTCGCCGAGGCGATGGCCGAGGCGGGGGCCGACGTCGCGCTCGTCGACGTGGACGAAGCCGGCCTCTCGGAGACCACCGAGGACCTCCGGGCCGGGACGGACGCCGACGTGCTCCCGCTCCAGTGCGACGTGAGCGACGAGGCCTCGGTCGACGCGGCCGTCGAGGAGACGGTCGAGACGCTCGGCGGTCTCGACGTCGCGTTCGCGAACGCCGGGGTCGCCACCTCCGTCGGGAGCGTCGTCCACGCCGACATGGACGAGTGGCACGACCTGCTCTCGGTCAACCTGACGGGCGTCTTCCACACCGACAGGGCCGCCGCCGCGTCTATGCGCGAACGCGGCACCGGCGGCCGCATCGTCAACACCGCGTCCATCCTCGGACTCAACGGCGCCTCGATTCCGGGGCTGGCCGCCTACGCGGCGTCGAAGGGCGGCGTGGTCCAGGTGACGAAACAGCTCGCGGCAGAGCTCGGTCGCCACGACATCCGCGTCAACGCGCTCGCGCCCGGCTGGATACAGACCGGCATGACCGGCGGGATGCTGCCCGGCGCAGGAGAAGACGAGGCGGCCGACGCGGTCCGCGAGCAACTCACCGAGCGCATGGCCATCGAGCGACTGGGCGACCCGGAGGACCTGAAGGGAACTGCCCTCTACCTCGCCAGCGAGGCGTCGCCGTACACCACGGGCGAGGTCGTCCTCGTCGACGGCGGGATGAACGCGTTCCACTGA
- a CDS encoding alpha/beta hydrolase — translation MTVDSDTDADSSAVRADAPHPEVQAILDVMDQQETPSLSALTPENARAQFSEMNDLLEGESVMLTQDVEMAGPDGPIPLRVYKPVDEDDVPVLVYLHGGGFVVGDLDSHDPICSILANRTEALVVSVDYRLAPEHPFPAALEDAYAAVEWAEEYAADLGGDPDRLVVGGDSAGGNLTAGVTLLARDREDGPDVDRQLLLYPAVAPGDHDDMPSFEENSEGYFLEADDMAWFTDCYVQDEIHARNEYLAPLLVRDLSGLPPASVVTAGFDPLRDEGIAYAERLDEAGVDVVHRNYDDMIHGFASMTGVVSTAEACLEDLAADVTGQFE, via the coding sequence ATGACAGTCGACTCGGACACCGACGCGGACAGTTCGGCGGTGCGGGCCGACGCGCCCCACCCGGAGGTGCAGGCCATCCTCGACGTGATGGACCAGCAGGAGACGCCGTCGCTCTCCGCGCTGACGCCGGAGAATGCGCGTGCCCAGTTCAGCGAGATGAACGACCTGCTGGAGGGCGAGTCGGTCATGCTCACGCAGGACGTCGAGATGGCTGGACCGGACGGGCCGATTCCGCTCCGGGTGTACAAACCGGTCGACGAGGACGACGTTCCGGTCCTCGTCTACCTCCACGGCGGCGGGTTCGTCGTCGGCGACCTCGACAGCCACGACCCGATCTGCTCCATCCTCGCCAACCGGACGGAGGCGCTCGTCGTCAGCGTCGACTACCGCCTCGCGCCCGAACACCCGTTCCCGGCGGCGCTCGAAGACGCCTACGCCGCCGTCGAGTGGGCCGAGGAGTACGCCGCCGACCTCGGGGGCGACCCGGACCGACTCGTCGTCGGTGGCGACAGCGCGGGCGGGAACCTCACCGCGGGCGTCACCCTGCTCGCACGGGACCGGGAGGACGGCCCCGACGTCGACCGGCAGCTGCTCCTCTACCCCGCAGTCGCACCGGGCGACCACGACGACATGCCCAGTTTCGAGGAGAACAGCGAGGGCTACTTCCTCGAAGCCGACGACATGGCGTGGTTCACGGACTGCTACGTGCAAGACGAGATACACGCCCGCAACGAGTACCTCGCACCGCTCCTCGTGCGGGACCTCTCGGGCCTGCCGCCCGCCTCGGTGGTGACGGCGGGGTTCGACCCGCTCCGAGACGAGGGCATCGCGTACGCCGAGCGCCTCGACGAGGCGGGGGTCGACGTCGTCCATCGCAACTACGACGACATGATTCACGGGTTCGCCAGCATGACCGGCGTCGTCTCGACCGCGGAGGCGTGTCTGGAGGACCTCGCTGCCGACGTGACGGGCCAGTTCGAGTAG
- a CDS encoding LLM class flavin-dependent oxidoreductase, whose translation MKFGIFYEHQLPRPWSDGDEQRILDEALDQVELADQLGIDYAWEVEHHFLEEYSHSSSPEVFLAAAAERTEDIRLGHGIRLMPPDYNHPARVAEGIATLDLISDGRVEFGTGESSSSIELGGFGIDRREKDAMWQETTEQVTNMMTMEPYPGYDGEFFEMPSRNVVPKPKQDPHPPLWVACSSRSTIEEAARRGIGALCFDFAAAENAREWVDTYYETFREECEPIGHAVNPNVAMVTGFSVHEDRQEAVDRGAEGFAFFQYALAHYYGAAPHQPGRTDVWQEFQDVGGAEAVLDGVDVEAEDTPGAIGTPDDVRQHLEALEEAGVDQVIFVQQGGNNEHEHICDSLELFAEEVMPAFHERDEAHVAEKREELEPYIEEAFERKDEMDPMDADEPPMVDP comes from the coding sequence ATGAAATTCGGCATCTTCTACGAACACCAGCTCCCCCGTCCGTGGTCCGACGGGGACGAACAGCGCATCCTCGACGAGGCACTCGACCAGGTCGAACTCGCCGACCAGCTCGGCATCGACTACGCCTGGGAGGTCGAACACCACTTCCTCGAGGAGTACAGCCACTCGTCGTCGCCGGAGGTGTTCCTCGCGGCGGCCGCCGAGCGGACCGAGGACATCCGCCTCGGCCACGGCATCCGCCTCATGCCCCCCGACTACAACCACCCGGCACGGGTCGCCGAGGGTATCGCCACGCTCGACCTGATCTCAGACGGTCGCGTCGAGTTCGGGACGGGCGAGTCCTCCTCGTCCATCGAACTCGGCGGGTTCGGCATCGACCGCCGCGAGAAGGACGCCATGTGGCAGGAGACGACCGAGCAGGTGACGAACATGATGACGATGGAGCCGTATCCCGGCTACGACGGCGAGTTCTTCGAGATGCCGTCCCGGAACGTCGTCCCGAAACCCAAACAGGACCCACACCCGCCGCTGTGGGTCGCCTGTTCGTCGCGGTCGACCATCGAGGAGGCGGCGCGTCGGGGTATCGGCGCGCTCTGCTTCGACTTCGCGGCCGCCGAGAACGCCCGCGAGTGGGTCGACACCTACTACGAGACGTTCAGGGAGGAGTGCGAGCCGATCGGCCACGCCGTCAACCCCAACGTGGCGATGGTGACCGGCTTCTCCGTCCACGAGGACCGCCAGGAGGCCGTCGACCGCGGCGCGGAGGGGTTCGCCTTCTTCCAGTACGCGCTGGCGCACTACTACGGCGCGGCTCCACACCAGCCCGGACGGACGGACGTCTGGCAGGAGTTCCAGGACGTCGGCGGCGCGGAGGCCGTCCTCGACGGCGTGGACGTCGAAGCCGAGGACACGCCGGGTGCCATCGGCACGCCCGACGACGTGCGCCAACACCTCGAAGCGCTGGAGGAAGCGGGCGTCGACCAGGTCATCTTCGTCCAGCAGGGCGGCAACAACGAGCACGAGCACATCTGCGACTCCCTCGAACTGTTCGCCGAGGAGGTGATGCCAGCCTTCCACGAGCGAGACGAGGCACACGTCGCGGAGAAACGCGAGGAACTGGAACCGTACATCGAGGAGGCGTTCGAGCGCAAGGACGAGATGGACCCGATGGACGCCGACGAACCGCCGATGGTCGACCCGTGA